From the genome of Nomia melanderi isolate GNS246 chromosome 14, iyNomMela1, whole genome shotgun sequence, one region includes:
- the LOC116426979 gene encoding uncharacterized protein LOC116426979 produces MIKIIVLLLGICEVLAVPETPWSPDISPGMVSPQLPGSENLNEKVLPLSKLILREPPGFPGEGNTVEKIQMPSELPGTKNLAEKSIPFLVLEKLSRPLEFGTEN; encoded by the exons ATGATCAAG ATCATAGTGTTATTACTCGGGATCTGCGAGGTTCTGGCAGTCCCGGAAACACCTTGGAGTCCCGATATATCACCGGGGATGGTCTCACCGCAGCTTCCTGGCTCGGAGAATTTAAACGAGAAGGTGTTGCCGCTTTCAAAGCTGATTCTTCGCGAACCACCCGGCTTTCCGGGAGAGGGGAACACCGTGGAGAAGATTCAAATGCCTTCGGAGCTACCCGGAACGAAGAATTTAGCTGAAAAAAGTATTCCATTCTTGGTCCTGGAGAAATTGTCGCGTCCTCTCGAATTCGGGACTGAGAACTGA
- the LOC116426971 gene encoding uncharacterized protein LOC116426971 isoform X1 has translation MSHKKVPLRSALSFCTAEGILDMDQILSIDPWSQIDDFVQRNFIQDVLDEFKERVTLEPSHAPKDSERTPKHFRKTDRRSPNQQSSQKKATVSSDSGAKNKAMKSASEKKKEKKQNENSEKREKMKADDSKKSSRCRKSLGDACNVKSRASLSAKRSKNDAKVRKTRNGCSTEDKRPENIDESNETTGQTSLDFDSRFLCEMSTPKRESSRISDLAKPEELVGTLDTSKENENCGAAIDNRNASKVLGKTALNRDEVGGEAKGQKEDSKCLGEKEKKQEEKKEKSRRSKDFSFKQEEKKEKSRRSKDFSFKQEEKKDSKCSKKKGNHDEKQENSRCSKEEEHNAKKEKPKSWKEETKREEKATEKTEKIKKEGKLQPKAGCKEPKPAGRKDKSAPIRDEKRKVGKFERRLIDEKNRRDERKIRRHERKANRAMEEFTRQVTKVAKIMGHLPDVDSSCSSDETDSYSDSSCSCSSCYYSSNDYSCSCSDSYCSCSFSDDSYGYSEYTLASSSDCD, from the exons ATGAGCCACAAAAAGGTTCCTTTGAGGTCCGCGCTCTCGTTCTGCACAGCCGAAGGTATTCTCGACATGGACCAGATCCTGAGCATCGATCCGTGGAGCCAGATCGACGACTTCGTGCAACGTAACTTCATCCAAGATGTGCTGGACGAGTTTAAAGAACGCGTGACGCTCGAGCCGAGTCACGCGCCCAAAG ACAGCGAGAGAACGCCAAAACATTTCCGGAAGACGGATCGCAGATCGCCCAATCAGCAATCGAGTCAAAAAAAGGCGACGGTGTCCAGTGATTCAGGGGCGAAAAATAAAGCAATGAAATCGGCGAgcgagaagaaaaaggaaaagaagcaaaatgaaaattcggagaagagagaaaagatgAAGGCCGATGATTCGAAGAAATCGTCGAGATGTCGGAAAAGTCTTGGCGACGCCTGCAACGTCAAATCGAGGGCGAGTTTGTCCGCGAAACGGTCGAAAAACGATGCTAAGGTTCGCAAAACGAGAAACGGGTGCTCGACGGAAGACAAGAGGCCGGAAAATATTGACGAATCGAATGAAACAACGGGGCAGACGTCGCTGGACTTCGACAGTCGCTTCTTGTGCGAAATGAGCACTCCTAAACGAGAATCTTCGCGAATCAGCGACCTCGCGAAGCCGGAGGAACTCGTTGGGACACTCGACACGTCGAAAGAGAACGAAAATTGCGGCGCGGCGATTGATAATCGGAACGCGTCGAAAGTTCTCGGGAAAACAGCGTTGAACCGCGACGAAGTCGGAGGCGAGGCGAAAGGACAGAAAGAGGATTCCAAATGCTTgggagagaaggagaaaaaacaagaagagaagaaagagaaatcgaGACGTTCGAAGGACTTCTCTTTCAAACaagaagagaagaaagagaaatcgaGACGTTCAAAGGACTTCTCCTTCAAACAAGAAGAGAAGAAAGATTCGAAGTGTTCGAAGAAAAAGGGGAACCACGACGAGAAGCAAGAAAATTCGAGATGTTCGAAGGAGGAGGAACACAATGCGAAGAAGGAAAAGCCGAAGTCCTGGAAAGAGGAGACGAAACGCGAAGAGAAGGCGACAgagaaaacggagaaaatcaaAAAGGAAGGAAAGTTGCAGCCGAAAGCGGGGTGCAAGGAGCCGAAACCCGCGGGACGGAAAGATAAATCCGCGCCGATCAGAG ACGAGAAGAGGAAGGTCGGGAAATTTGAAAGACGGCTGATCGACGAAAAGAACAGGCGCGACGAGAGGAAAATACGCCGGCACGAGAGGAAGGCGAACCGAGCCATGGAGGAGTTCACTAGACAAGTAACGAAGGTCGCGAAAATAATGGGTCATTTGCCAG ACGTTGATTCGAGCTGCAGCAGCGATGAAACTGATAGTTACTCGGACAGCTCGTGTTCCTGCAGTAGCTGCTATTACTCCTCTAATGACTATTCCTGTTCCTGTTCGGACAGCTACTGTAGCTGCAGCTTTTCTGATGATTCCTACGGATACTCGGAATACACGCTGGCTTCCTCCTCGGACTGCGATTAA
- the LOC116426971 gene encoding uncharacterized protein LOC116426971 isoform X2, whose translation MDQILSIDPWSQIDDFVQRNFIQDVLDEFKERVTLEPSHAPKDSERTPKHFRKTDRRSPNQQSSQKKATVSSDSGAKNKAMKSASEKKKEKKQNENSEKREKMKADDSKKSSRCRKSLGDACNVKSRASLSAKRSKNDAKVRKTRNGCSTEDKRPENIDESNETTGQTSLDFDSRFLCEMSTPKRESSRISDLAKPEELVGTLDTSKENENCGAAIDNRNASKVLGKTALNRDEVGGEAKGQKEDSKCLGEKEKKQEEKKEKSRRSKDFSFKQEEKKEKSRRSKDFSFKQEEKKDSKCSKKKGNHDEKQENSRCSKEEEHNAKKEKPKSWKEETKREEKATEKTEKIKKEGKLQPKAGCKEPKPAGRKDKSAPIRDEKRKVGKFERRLIDEKNRRDERKIRRHERKANRAMEEFTRQVTKVAKIMGHLPDVDSSCSSDETDSYSDSSCSCSSCYYSSNDYSCSCSDSYCSCSFSDDSYGYSEYTLASSSDCD comes from the exons ATGGACCAGATCCTGAGCATCGATCCGTGGAGCCAGATCGACGACTTCGTGCAACGTAACTTCATCCAAGATGTGCTGGACGAGTTTAAAGAACGCGTGACGCTCGAGCCGAGTCACGCGCCCAAAG ACAGCGAGAGAACGCCAAAACATTTCCGGAAGACGGATCGCAGATCGCCCAATCAGCAATCGAGTCAAAAAAAGGCGACGGTGTCCAGTGATTCAGGGGCGAAAAATAAAGCAATGAAATCGGCGAgcgagaagaaaaaggaaaagaagcaaaatgaaaattcggagaagagagaaaagatgAAGGCCGATGATTCGAAGAAATCGTCGAGATGTCGGAAAAGTCTTGGCGACGCCTGCAACGTCAAATCGAGGGCGAGTTTGTCCGCGAAACGGTCGAAAAACGATGCTAAGGTTCGCAAAACGAGAAACGGGTGCTCGACGGAAGACAAGAGGCCGGAAAATATTGACGAATCGAATGAAACAACGGGGCAGACGTCGCTGGACTTCGACAGTCGCTTCTTGTGCGAAATGAGCACTCCTAAACGAGAATCTTCGCGAATCAGCGACCTCGCGAAGCCGGAGGAACTCGTTGGGACACTCGACACGTCGAAAGAGAACGAAAATTGCGGCGCGGCGATTGATAATCGGAACGCGTCGAAAGTTCTCGGGAAAACAGCGTTGAACCGCGACGAAGTCGGAGGCGAGGCGAAAGGACAGAAAGAGGATTCCAAATGCTTgggagagaaggagaaaaaacaagaagagaagaaagagaaatcgaGACGTTCGAAGGACTTCTCTTTCAAACaagaagagaagaaagagaaatcgaGACGTTCAAAGGACTTCTCCTTCAAACAAGAAGAGAAGAAAGATTCGAAGTGTTCGAAGAAAAAGGGGAACCACGACGAGAAGCAAGAAAATTCGAGATGTTCGAAGGAGGAGGAACACAATGCGAAGAAGGAAAAGCCGAAGTCCTGGAAAGAGGAGACGAAACGCGAAGAGAAGGCGACAgagaaaacggagaaaatcaaAAAGGAAGGAAAGTTGCAGCCGAAAGCGGGGTGCAAGGAGCCGAAACCCGCGGGACGGAAAGATAAATCCGCGCCGATCAGAG ACGAGAAGAGGAAGGTCGGGAAATTTGAAAGACGGCTGATCGACGAAAAGAACAGGCGCGACGAGAGGAAAATACGCCGGCACGAGAGGAAGGCGAACCGAGCCATGGAGGAGTTCACTAGACAAGTAACGAAGGTCGCGAAAATAATGGGTCATTTGCCAG ACGTTGATTCGAGCTGCAGCAGCGATGAAACTGATAGTTACTCGGACAGCTCGTGTTCCTGCAGTAGCTGCTATTACTCCTCTAATGACTATTCCTGTTCCTGTTCGGACAGCTACTGTAGCTGCAGCTTTTCTGATGATTCCTACGGATACTCGGAATACACGCTGGCTTCCTCCTCGGACTGCGATTAA